The genome window TAATGGAAGTTTTTATGAAGTTATTGTTGTCGATAATGGATCAACAGATCAAACGAATATGGAGTGCTCCAGATTAGGGCGTAATCTTTTTGGTGATAATTTTCATTATATACGGCTTGAAAAAAATATTAATTTCGGTCCAGCCTGCAATTTAGGGGCTAAAAAAGCGAATGGATCAATGTTGTTTTTTTTAAACAACGATACCTTGCTGACCGATGGTTGGTTTGTTTCTTTATTTGAGGTCTTTAGAAATGATCCAAAGGTTATGGCCTGCAGCCCTCTTTGTCTGTTTCCTGAGAATAAAAGGATTCAATCGCTTGGAGTTGGTTTTGATGGCGGCCTTAATGTCCGTCATCCATATTTCTTATTTCCGGGAAATCATCCTGTAATACTTAAAAATCGTAAATTGCAGGCTTTAAGTGCGGCCGCCTTGATGATCCCGGCTTTTGTCTTTGATAATCTAGAAGGTTTTTTTTCGGAGTATGTAAATGGATTTGAAGATTTAGACCTTTGTTGTCGAATGCGTAAGTCTGGCGGTGTACTTATTCAGGAGAACAGAAGTGTTATCTATCATCTATCCAGTCAGACTCCTGGACGAAACCTGGCAGACAGTAATAATATCAAGTTGATTAATGAGCGTTGCGGAGGGTGGTTTCGTCCTGATTTACATAAAATGGCTATGGAGGATGGTTACTATTGTGAGCTTACTTCATGTCTTGAAATGATAGTTCGTGATCATGATACATCCAGATTGGCGGAATTAGAACATTTGCGGGCAGGGGATGAAGTTGCAGCTGCACTGACTGAATATCCGTTGTGGGAAAACGGTTATGATAAGCTTGCAGATATCTATGATGCTGACAGCCGGATGGAGCAGATGGCTGAGATACTTTTTTATGGCTCATATTTGTTCCCAACTATAGAACGGCTGCGCAGGTTATATGAAATTGCAGAGAAATTGGGCCACGCTGTGTATACTCGCCACGCTGAGCGCAAGATAAAAAGTATTATGAATTTTGATTCACTTTCTACTTCATTAAACACTCAAGCTCAGAAAGTATTATCGTGGGCAATGGATAACAGAGATACTGAATTGATCAGGATATATAAGAATTGGATTACAGAATATGGGGAAAAGATCGTATAAATATTTGGTGCTTATTTAATATTTCTTGCAACAAAGAGGTCTGCAAAACAGAACTATATCATATTGTTAAGTATCTCTACCAATTTACAATATTATGTTTTTTGAGCCTATGTACAATAAGATCCTGTGATAAATATAGCTATATTTATCACAGGATCTTATTATAACAATACTATTCGCGTCTGAAATAAAACTTACGCATGCATAGTAAGGCTAATGTCATAATCAGGAAGATTGTAAGTTCATAACTGAGGGTGGTTCCGGGATTCACTGTACAACCTGTACCCCCTGAAGATGAACTTCCAAGCGCTACGGGGTCAGTAATATTTCCCAAAGTTGAATCTTCATCGTATTCGCCATTATCTTTGATAACAAAATGAATATAATAATGCTCGCCTTTAGTCAGTTGATCGGTAAGAGTTTTGTGGTTTCCTGCTAGATCTGTAATCCACCATACCCCGTCAGAGTATTGAGGCCCACCTGAAGCATATGTCTTATATTTAGCAGAAGATCCGTTGGAGTAGAATTTCATGAATGTCAGCCCGTTAACAGGTCCGGTAGGTATGGCATTGGTATCGATCATGAAAGTTCCATATGATCCTTGGGGTGTTATTGTAGCATTAAATGAACATATGGAAGTGTGAGTCGTAAAATTATTTAAGCCATATTGTGAATTAATTTCAACTGGGGTTAATTGCTTTGGTACAAAATCAGAGACTTTTATTGTTACACCAGCGTCCTGTGTTGGACTTGGCAGGACAGCAGATTGACCTTCGGTATCTATACCAACCTCAAGGTAGGCATTGGGCTGGTCAACCCTGTTGAAATTGATAAGTGTTGCTCCATTACGGTCTTGTAGACCGAATCCATAGGCTCCTGTTATTCCATTTAACCCTGCCGCATAGATATGATAATTCTCATCGCTTCCGGGTTGTGCCTTTTGGTAAGTATACCCCCTACCAGCCGGAGACAAAGGTACACTATAAATTGTACCATCACCTGCAACACCTCAATACCATTCAACGCTGGTCATATTTCCTATAACTAGGTTGTTGCCATATGTGGCATTAAATTTAACATCGCTTCCCGGAAATCCCCAGCTTAATCCGGCTAATAAATCTCCAACAACCCATCCATAAAAGTCATTTTCAATTCCGGTTGTCGTTGTGCTTCCATATTTATAAGGAGGGTTGTTACCGTATATTCCAGTTGCGGCATTAAGAGCATTAAAGGTAATACTGATATCAACTTCTCCTACTCCATCTCCCTTGTTCGCACCTACTCCGGTAGCAGATCCGTTTCCAGATCCGCTTTGGGCCTTCATGGTAGCATCTCCATTAGCATCAAACGTTACTAAATAATCATAGCTTTGAGTCTGATTCCGAGCTGAGTTGGCGGCGCTTCCGCCATTGGCATTTGCAGGCTGTCCTCCGACTCCTCCGAAAAGACCACTTATTTTTACCGGTTTGTTGCCATGAGCTGGATCTGTAGCTTGATACAAAGTTGTTTTAAGGTAATGAGTCCAGTCATTAAACTTACCGTACATGTCAGATGAAGTAGGGGATAGTACTCTTGTAAACGTACTGCTTGGCAGTCTATCTGAAGAAGACGGTTGAACTGTAGAGTATGCACTTTTAGCCGTTTTACCCAGTATATCTGTTAGTGTCTCGCTGGTAACTGTTGTCAGTAATGGATTATTGCTTACGCTGGTTGTCGCGTTTTGAACCGTGAGGGACAATGCAATTGAAGCAAAATCGATGTATGTAAGATTCGTGTTGATGACAGGAGTTGCAATGCTATTTGTGCTGTTTCCAAGTCTGATGTCGAGTTCCATGAGCTGAAATCGTATGCCTAAATTGGCATCATTTGAAGAAGGTTCAGTTGATGGCTGTGTGCAGCCGAATGTTTTCATTTCGGAGTTATAGGAAATGAAAATTCTACCGGATTTGAATTGATTTATCATAACAGCAGGAACCCCTGCGGGGACACCTGTCGCTATAGACGTACTTCCTGTGATTTCAGCCATTGTGAATGATTGAGTGGTATCTAATGATAAATTCGTGCCGCTTGGGCCATTATATGTACCGATAATAGAGCTTAAGCTGTCGATGCAGTTATAGAATGTGACGTAAACATTGGCCGGTTTAAGATTCTCACGTAATTTAAAGACAATAGGTATGTCCGCGGAGTAAGCAAAATTGGGGACGCATATAAACATTAAAAGAAACCACTGTAGGATTTTCATAACTATCTCCTTTAATGTTTATTGCAGAGGAACGTTTTTTTGGGATAAATTAATAAACTTATTGAAGTGGGTCAATATGCCTTAGATTATTTGATAGGTTAGAAGAGTTTTTTTAGTTTAATCTCTAAGAATTGGGGATTCTTGTTTCATATATACAATCTTTCCATCGCAGATAGTTGTTTCTATTTCCAAGTTGAAGGACTCCTTTTCGAGTTCTTTTATATTTCCAGAAAAGAGCACTATATCAGCTAGCATACCGGCTTTGATTTCTCCTTTTATATTCTGGCAATACTCGGAAAAAGCTGCACCGGAAGTATACGCTGCAACAGCTTCTTCTAATGTTAAAGATTGGTTTCTGGCTCCTTCATACCAGGGCTTACGAGTCACTGCATGGCTGATCCCAGCTCTAGAATCGCAGGAAACTATGGGCCAGTCACTGCCGAAAACAAGTGTTGCATCGTCCACTAAGGCTTCTTTCCATGCAAAGGCTGTGTTCCAGTCTGACTTCGGGACCAGAGTGTGCCACATGGTCATCGGAGGTCTTTCATGCAGGGGTTGCATGGAGGCAATCACATCCAGTTTGCCGAATCTTGGTAAATCGTCCTGACTGCAGGTCTCAATATGCTCCACACGGTGGGGAATACTATAGCCCCTTTCTTTATCAATATTTTTATTTATTTCACGTGTTTTGGAAATTGAATCAAGCATGGACTTAACCGAGCCGTTTCCTATTGAATGGGCCGCAACCTGAATTCCAAGTCTGTCAGCAAAAGCCAGAAGCTTGTCTAGATCTTCCTGATTGAATTCCGGGATGCCCTGCGATGGTGTTTTATCGAGGCGGTAGGCGGTATCTTTTTCAATAACTCCATCCATAAAAACTTTTAGTGTGTCCAGTCTGACTTTAGCATGATAGCCTATATGTTCTGGCATGCTGCTTTTTCGGTGGGGATTCTTTCTTTTCGTATGATGCTCTATATGTTTTTTAAAAATAATGTCTGTTAAATTACGGGAGACTTTTAGTAACTTGTCCATCACGGGATGATTTTCGCCATGTCCGCCTTTAACAGCCATTCTTTTTACTTTTTCATGTCTATCGGTACCAGCATCTTTGAGTAATTCCAAAATACTGTCATGCAATTGTGCTGCGGTTATCTCTTTGTTACGTGCCTTGATGAGAAGGTCTCGTGCGGTGTAACCTATGAAGATATCTTGCAGCATATTGTGATCTGCAACAGAAGAAAATGAAGAGCTTACACGTATAGGCAAACGTCCTTGCTGCTCCAGTTCAAGGAGTAAAAGCAGAAATGATAAATCTTCTGCCGGCTGAGACAAAGCCATACGATGTACACCGGTGATTCCATGTTCTGCTAGCTGATTGCATACGTTTTCTAAATCGGAAAGCTGTTGCTCAACAGAACTGGGATATTTGGCATGCAGGGGGCCTTCAAGGAAAGAGTAAACATCAGGCTCCCTGAATTCTCCTGTGGGAATCCCATCAGAATCAACAATAATTTTTTGTTCCAACCCAAGCTCTTCAATCAGGTGTGGGTATGGGGGCATTTTGTGCAGTAGGTCAGCCTCTTCTAGAGCTTTTGTATTGGCCCATGCAGTATGCATGTCGTGGGCAAAAACAAGAAGGGGCTTGTCATCAACTATTTTATCAAGTGTCTGTCGACATGTCTCGGCAGGGATTATGGGGTCATCAAAATAGTGAAGTCCGAAGACATATAGAATTGGTAAGCTTGAATTCTCTTTAGCATAATCAGTCAGGCATTTTTTAAAATCAGTCGCTGTTGACACATCTTCAATCGTTAAAGTCCCTAGCCGTTGCATAGCGACATCTAAGTGCAGATGGGAATCAACAAAACCGGGTGATACAGAATTGCCTTTCACATCCAGAATCTTGGTTGCAGAACCTGTAACTTGATTAATTTCATCAGCTGAACCTACTCTGGTAATAATGTTTCCTACAACGGCAATATTCGCATTACTTCCATCATTTAAAAGTGCATTTTTAATGACCAGATCAGCCTCTGCATTCGGATCATATTCACATTCAGGCTCTATGCAATAATTAACATCCGGATCAATTTCTTCGAGTTTTAAATCTCTTTTCTCCACCCCCAGTAATTCAGGGTAGTTTCTTGTCAGAGTATGAAGCAATGCTGTTTCCGATCTTTTAGGGCAATTCATTTTGTACTCCTCTAGATTTCAGGTTACCATATTATGGACTTTACTTCAAAGACAAGGGCGGAAGCTGCGAGCTTTAATGTAATCAAGAAATGGGCTGATTTTGCAAAATAGCAGTGTCAGACATTTAATTATTTTTAATAAATTTAAATAGTTCCCAAAAAAACGCCCTCAGAAAATATTTTCTG of Maridesulfovibrio zosterae DSM 11974 contains these proteins:
- a CDS encoding glycosyltransferase family 2 protein, producing MKKPYLSIIIPVLNLWKLTSDCLGSIRDHTNGSFYEVIVVDNGSTDQTNMECSRLGRNLFGDNFHYIRLEKNINFGPACNLGAKKANGSMLFFLNNDTLLTDGWFVSLFEVFRNDPKVMACSPLCLFPENKRIQSLGVGFDGGLNVRHPYFLFPGNHPVILKNRKLQALSAAALMIPAFVFDNLEGFFSEYVNGFEDLDLCCRMRKSGGVLIQENRSVIYHLSSQTPGRNLADSNNIKLINERCGGWFRPDLHKMAMEDGYYCELTSCLEMIVRDHDTSRLAELEHLRAGDEVAAALTEYPLWENGYDKLADIYDADSRMEQMAEILFYGSYLFPTIERLRRLYEIAEKLGHAVYTRHAERKIKSIMNFDSLSTSLNTQAQKVLSWAMDNRDTELIRIYKNWITEYGEKIV
- a CDS encoding beta-1,3-glucanase family protein, coding for MKILQWFLLMFICVPNFAYSADIPIVFKLRENLKPANVYVTFYNCIDSLSSIIGTYNGPSGTNLSLDTTQSFTMAEITGSTSIATGVPAGVPAVMINQFKSGRIFISYNSEMKTFGCTQPSTEPSSNDANLGIRFQLMELDIRLGNSTNSIATPVINTNLTYIDFASIALSLTVQNATTSVSNNPLLTTVTSETLTDILGKTAKSAYSTVQPSSSDRLPSSTFTRVLSPTSSDMYGKFNDWTHYLKTTLYQATDPAHGNKPVKISGLFGGVGGQPANANGGSAANSARNQTQSYDYLVTFDANGDATMKAQSGSGNGSATGVGANKGDGVGEVDISITFNALNAATGIYGNNPPYKYGSTTTTGIENDFYGWVVGDLLAGLSWGFPGSDVKFNATYGNNLVIGNMTSVEWY
- a CDS encoding amidohydrolase, which gives rise to MNCPKRSETALLHTLTRNYPELLGVEKRDLKLEEIDPDVNYCIEPECEYDPNAEADLVIKNALLNDGSNANIAVVGNIITRVGSADEINQVTGSATKILDVKGNSVSPGFVDSHLHLDVAMQRLGTLTIEDVSTATDFKKCLTDYAKENSSLPILYVFGLHYFDDPIIPAETCRQTLDKIVDDKPLLVFAHDMHTAWANTKALEEADLLHKMPPYPHLIEELGLEQKIIVDSDGIPTGEFREPDVYSFLEGPLHAKYPSSVEQQLSDLENVCNQLAEHGITGVHRMALSQPAEDLSFLLLLLELEQQGRLPIRVSSSFSSVADHNMLQDIFIGYTARDLLIKARNKEITAAQLHDSILELLKDAGTDRHEKVKRMAVKGGHGENHPVMDKLLKVSRNLTDIIFKKHIEHHTKRKNPHRKSSMPEHIGYHAKVRLDTLKVFMDGVIEKDTAYRLDKTPSQGIPEFNQEDLDKLLAFADRLGIQVAAHSIGNGSVKSMLDSISKTREINKNIDKERGYSIPHRVEHIETCSQDDLPRFGKLDVIASMQPLHERPPMTMWHTLVPKSDWNTAFAWKEALVDDATLVFGSDWPIVSCDSRAGISHAVTRKPWYEGARNQSLTLEEAVAAYTSGAAFSEYCQNIKGEIKAGMLADIVLFSGNIKELEKESFNLEIETTICDGKIVYMKQESPILRD